DNA from Amorphoplanes friuliensis DSM 7358:
GACGGCTCCGGGCAAGGTCAGCGTCACGATCCTGAACATGTGGTGGACCAAGGTGCCCGCGATGGGCAAGGGTGACAAGGTCACCGTGCTCGGCGGCACCAACCAGCCGGTCTCGGTCAAGTAGGACACACGGGTCTCCCGGCGCCGCTGGTGCGGCGCCGGGAGTTCCGCTCAGCTGCCGACCGGTCCACCGTCGAGTCGCCAGGTCACCACGACCGCGGGCTTGGCGAAGTCGCCGTCCGGCCAGGTCGAGGCCGGGTCGTCCATCGTCGCCCCGGTGATCTCGCCCGGGTGCTGGACCGCCACGAAGACCGACCGCTCGTCGGTGGTGATGAACGGCCCGCACGTCTCCGCGCCCGGCGGCACGGTCAGGAACTGCTTGAGGTGACCGCGCTCCGGGCCCTCGATCGCGGTCGCGAAGAGGCCGTCGTTGCTGCCCAGCTGGTTGCCGTCGGTGGAGATCCAGAGGTTGCCGGCGCCGTCGAAGGCGACGTTGTCCGGACACGAGATCGGCGAGACGGCCGCCTTGTCGTATCCCGCGAAGAACGTCGCCGGGTCGGCCGGGTCGCCGCAGACGATCGGCAGTGACCAGGTGAACGTCTCGGCGGTGTTGTCGCCGCCGCGCTCGACGATCTCGAGGATCTGCCCGTGCTTGTTGGCGGTACGCGGGTTCGCCTCGTCGGCGGGAGCGTTGGTGCCGACACCCCGGTTGGTGTTGTTGGTCATCGCCGCGTAGATCTTGCCCGTGTGCAGGCTGGGCTGGACGTCCTCGGGCCGGTCCATCTTGGTGGCACCGACGCGGTCACCGGCGATACGTGCGTAGATCAGCACCTCGACCGCCGTCATGCCGGGCACGTACGAGCGCTCGCCCGACACCAGTTTGATCCACTGACCCGTACCGTCGAAGAGGCCGTCGGAGGGCAGTTTGCCGGAACCGTCGATCTCGGCCGGCGGGCTGTCGCCGGTGACCTTGGCGACGTAGAGCGTGCCCGACTCCAGCAGGGTCAGGTTGTGCCGGCGGGCCGACTCCGAGTTGCCCGGCCGGAACGTCTTGTCCGACACGAACTTGTACAGGTAGTCGAAGCGCTCGTCGTCACCCATGTACGCGACGACCTTGCCGTTCTTCGCCACGATGACGTTCGCGCCCTCGTGCTTGAAGCGGCCCAGCGCCGTGTGCTTGCGGGGCCGCGACCGCGGGTCGAACGGGTCGACCTCGACGATCCAGCCGAAGCGGTGCGCCTCGTTGGGGTGTTTCGCCAGGTCGAAGCGCTCCTGCGCGCGGTCCCAGCGGCGTGAGCCGGCCGGCACCCGGGCCGTCGTCGAGATGCCGTACCGCGCCAGGGTCGGCTTCAGCTCGGCCGGGGCCTCGTTGCCGCCGACGAAGTACTGGTTGAAGTTCTCCTCGCCGGACAGTGCCGTCCCCCACGGGGTGAGCCCGCCGGAGCAGTTGTTGAGCGTACCGATGGGGGTGGTGCCCTGAGGGTCCGCGGCCGTCCTGAGCAGCGGGGTGCCGGCTGCGGGGCCGGTGAAGCGGAACGGGGTGTCCAGCATGGTGATCCGCCGGTTGTAGGGCCGGGTGCGGCCGCCGGCTGGTCGCCACTGCCCGGTCGCGCCGACCCGCTCGAGCTCCACCACGGACATGCCGTGCGCGGCCATGGCCACCCGGACCTGCTCCACCGTGAGCGCGTCCAGGCTGGTGAAGCCCGGGAACATCAGCTCCTCGTTGGTGTACTCGTGGTTGGCGACCAGCAGCGCCCGGCGGCCGTCGCGGCCCAGCGGGAACACCGCGAGGAAGTCGTTGTTGTAGCCGAACTGCCCCTGCTGGCGCTCCGCGGTCTGGTGGTGCACGTCGAGACCGGGCACGCCGGGCAGGATCGGATCACCCCAGCGGATCACCACGGCGTTGTCGTACCCGTTGGGCACGATCACGCTGTCGATCTCGTTCGGCGGGATGGGCTTGAAGGTGAGATTGCCTTTTTTCCCCGGGACGGGGGCGGGAGCTGCGGCGGCCGGGACGGCGGCAGCGCCACCGAAACCCAGCACCAGAGCGCCCACGGCGCTCGCTCGGACGACACCGCGGCGGGACATCGCGACGTTGACAACATCGCCGAGATACGGATTGGCGGACTCGTTCGGTACGGGGTGATCGCAGGCGTTCCCGCACCGGTACAGGCAGGTTTTGGCGTCACGGCCACTGTGTCCCAGCATCGGGAGCAGACGGGGTTGGTCGGTCACCGGACTGATCTCCTCACACGGCGTCGTTGCATCGTGATGGATCGATGACCTGACGTTAACGGAAGGTGAACAAGCCGTCATCAGAGAGCCAGTGCCGCCACCTCGTCGGCGCAGCCCCAGCAGAGCGTCATTCCGGCACCCCCGTGCCCGTACGCGTGCACGACCGTCCCCCCGGGCCACTTCTCCGCCTCGACCCGTGGACCACCGCGGCGTACGGGTCGCAGGCCGGCCTCCTCCCCCACGATCGGCGCACCGGCCAGCTCGGGCACCAGGGCGATGCACCGCTGCAGGATCGCGTCGCGGGTCGCCGGGTCCGGTGTGGTGTTCCAGCTGTTCTCCTGCCAGGTGCCGCCGAGCACCACGTCGCGGCTCCGCGGGTGGATGTAGGTCGACGGCTCGTCCTGGTCGCGGACCGAGACGATGATGCCGGGGTTCGCGACACGCACGATCTGCCCGCGGGCCGGGATCACGTCGGGGTCACCGCACAGGGCACCGGCCGCCAGACCCGTCGCGTTGACCACGGTGGGCGCCTCGACCAGGGCTTCCTCGAGCCGGTCGATGCGGCGGCGCACCACCCGGCCGCCGGCGGCGACGAACTGCTGCCGCAGCCAGGGCAGGTAGGCGGTCATCTCGACCAGCGGCGCCCGGAAGCGCACCTCCCGCGTCCAGGGGCGGTCGATCGGGAGATAGCGCACACCCCGCGCGGCTGGTGCCCACCACGGCTCACCGGTCGACCCGTCGCGTTCGAGGTTGCGGGTCTCGCGGATCAGCACACCGGGGACCCGCTCGAAGGCGTGGCGGTAGAACTGGTCGTAGGTGGCTCTGGCCCAGTCGAGCAGGCGTGGGTCGTACCCCGTCCGGGTGGGATACCAGACCGCCGCCGCGACCGCCGAGACCGTCTGCTCCGGTCCGGCCGGTGTCCAGACGGTCACGTCCGCACCCCGCTCGCGCAGCCGCAGCGCCGCCGTCAGCCCGATGATCCCGCCGCCCACCACGATCACGTCAGCCATCTCGTAATCCTGTCGTAACCCGATACTGAGTACCCGCACTCAGTCGGACCTCCGACGGGCCGGACCAGACTGCGGCATGGACTCGACCAACGCACCGAGACCCACGACCGCCTTCTATGCCCAGTCCGTCGCCTCTTTTGTGCTCTCCCTCGCCGCGATCTCCGCCGGGATCTTCTACCTGCCGGTCGGCAGCTGGATCCGCGCGTTCCTCGCGGTGGGCCTCCTATACGTCGTCACATCGGCCTTCACGCTGGCCAAATGTGTCCGCGACATGCAGGACGCGGGCACCGTCGTCCGCCGGGTCGACCAGGCCCGGCTGGACAAGCTCCTGGCCGACCACGACCCGTTCAAGGTCCCGGCCGGCTGAGGGAAAAGGCCGGCCTCGTATCCTGGTGGTCGTTGATGCCGGGCACCACCGTGACCGGCGCACCAAGGATCCGGAGCAAGATGATGAGCGAGCACCTGTTCGCGGACGCGACAGGCTTCGCCGGTCTGGCGCTCCGCCCCGAGCTGCTGAAGGCACTGACGAGCCTGGGCTACGAGGAGCCGACGCCGATCCAGCGTGAGGCCATCCCGCCGCTGCTGGAGGGTCACGACCTGCTCGGGCAGGCCGCGACCGGCACCGGCAAGACCGCGGCCTTCGCCCTGCCACTGCTGCACCGCCTCGAGCCGGACGGCAAGGGCGGTCCCGCCGCCCTGGTGCTGGTCCCGACCCGCGAGCTGGCCGAGCAGGTGTCGCAGGCGGTGCACCGCTACGGCCGTGACCTGGGCGTCCGTGTCCTGCCGGTCTACGGCGGCCAGCCCATAGGCCGCCAGCTGCAGGCCCTGTCCCGCGGTGTCGACGTTGTCGTCGGCACCCCCGGCCGCGTGCTGGACCACATCAGCCGCGGCACCCTCGACCTCGGCGACGTGCGCACGGTTGTGCTCGACGAGGCCGACGAGATGCTCGACATGGGCTTCGCGGAGGACATCGAGGCCATCCTGGCCGAGACCCCCTCGACCCGGCAGACCGTGCTCTTCTCGGCGACGATGCCGCCGCGCATCGACGGCATCGCCCGCCGGCACCTCAAGGACCCGGTCCGGATCCAGATGGGCCGCGAGGAGTCGGCACCGGGTGAGATCCCTCTGGTACGCCAGAGCGCGTACATGGTCTCCCGGGCCCACAAGTCCGCTGCCCTGGGCCGCGTGCTGGACGTGGAGGCCCCCACGGCCGCCATCGTCTTCTGCCGTACCCGGGAAGAGGTCGACCAGGTCACCGAGACGCTCAACGGGCGCGGTTACCGGGCCGAGGCGCTGCACGGCGGCATGAGCCAGGACCAGCGTGACCGGGTCATGGGCCGGCTGCGTGCGGGCAGCACCGAGCTGCTCGTGGCGACCGACGTCGCCGCCCGCGGCCTGGACGTCGAGCAGCTGACGCACGTCGTCAACTACAACGTCCCGTCCGCGCCGGAGGCGTACGTGCACCGCATCGGCCGTGTGGGCCGGGCGGGCCGTGAGGGCGCCGCGATCACCCTGGCCGAGCCGCGCGAGCACCGCATGCTCAAGGCCATCGAGCGGCTGACCCGTCAGCGGATCACCCTGGAGAAGGTCCCGACCGTCACGGACCTGCGGGCCCGCCGGCTCGAGCTGACCCGCTCGGCGCTGGAGACCAGCCTGCAGGGTGACGACCTCGAGCGCTTCCGCGTGGTGATCGAGTCACTGACCAGCGAGTACGACATCGAGACGGTGGCGCTGGCGGCCGTGAAGCTCGCCCACGAGGCCACCGGTGGTGAGGTCGACGACGAGGAGGAGATCCCGTCGATGGCACGGCCGCCGCGCGAGGCCGGGCGGGAGCGGCCGGAGGGCCGGCGCCCCGAGCGGCGGGGTGCGGGCCCGGCCGGCGGTGACGTGGCCCGGCTGTTCGTCGGCATCGGCCGCCGCGCCGGTCTGCGCCCGCAGGACCTGGTCGGCGCGATCGCCGGCGAGTCCGGTCTCAACGCCCGCGACATCGGCGCCATCCAGATCACCGACCGCTTCTCGCTGGTCGAGGTGCCGGAAGAGGCCGCGGAGATGGTCATCGCCGCGCTGGCGAAGAGCACCATCCGGGGCCGCAAGCCCGGCGTCCGCCGAGAGCGTTACAACCGCTGAAGTGTCGCCGGGTCGTCCTCACCGTCGTAGTAGCGGTCGAGGACGGCCCGGAACACCGCCGGATCCTCCGCCGCGTGCGCGAACAGCGTCATCGACGAGCGCAACTTCAGGTCGTCCGGATAGCCGAAGATCTGTTCGGCGGTGCGCCCCTCGACGCCCAGCAGGGTCTCGGCGCTCTCGACGAGCCTCGGCCCGAGCACCGGGTGCGCGAGATACTCGCGAGCCTCGGCCAGGCCGGCGATCGCATAGCGCTGCGCGGTGGCGCTGAGGCCGAGACCGGCGATCTGCGGGAAGACGAACCACATCCAGTGGCTGCGTTTGCGGCCCGCTCTCAGCTCCGCGAGCGCGCGCTCGTGGACGTCCTGCTGGGCGTCCACGAAGCGCGCCAGGTCGCTCACTTCTTGGTGGCCTTGCGGGTGGCCTTGCCGTTGGCCTTCTGGATCGCGCTGACCAGTTCCGACTTCTTCATCTTGGTCCGGCCGCTGATGTCGAGCTTCTTGGCCACGCTGAGCAGGTGGTCCTTGCTCGCGTTGGCGTCGACACCACCGGCGGTCTTCTTCGGCGTGCCGCGGCCGCCGGCCGCCTTGGCGTCGCTCGGGCCCTTCTTGCTCTTCTTCTCCCAGTGGTCACCGACCTTCTCGAACGAGTGTTTGACCGCGGAGAGGGCGGTGCGGTGGGCGCGCTCACCCTCGCCGTACTCCTTCACGGCCGAGTCGTGCGCCTTCACGTACGTGTCCTGGGCCTTCTTGGGGGACCGCTTCAGCGTCCCCGGCAGCTTCTCTCGAGTAGGCATGACCGAAGTTTTCCCGGCCGGCCCGGCATCAAACGGCCCGGGGTACTTCTCAGGGATGAGCCGGAGGTCGTTCCCCGGGCCGATGACCAGCCGCCGAGCGCTGCCTACGATCGCAGCGTGCACCTTCCTCGTGGCCGTGAACAGACCGCCGACGTCCTCGTCGCCGGCGGTGTCCTCGTGTTCCTGGTGCTGCTGGTGCTGGTCACGCCGGGCGGGCCGAACGGGCCCGTCGAGCTGGCCCTCGCCCTGGCCTGCGCGGTCGTGCAGGCCGGCACGGTCGGCGTCATGCGGCGTGCGCCCGAGGCGGCGCTGGCCGTCGGCATCGCGGCGGGCATCGGCCTCGAGCTGCTCGCACCCGGGGTCGGCTGGCTGGGCCAGTCACCGGCCCTGCTCGCCTGCTACGCCATGATCCGCGGGCCGCGACGATCGCTGTGGGTGCTCGCCCTGCTGGTCGCCGCGACACCGGCCAAGCTGGCCGGCGGCGACTGGAGCATCGTGCTGCTCGAGGCGGCCGGGCCCGCGCTCGGCTGGTCACTCGGCGAGCTGGGCCGCACCCGCAAGCTGCGCCGCGAGGACGAGCGGCGGCGCATCGTGGCCCAGGAACGCACCCGGATCGCCCGCGAGCTGCACGACGTGCTCGCCCACACGGTCTCGGTGATCGTCGTGCAGGCCGCCGCGGCCGAGGACGTCTTCGACCGGCGGCCCGACCAGGCCCGCAAGGCGCTCGGCACGATCGGCACGGCGGCCCGCTCGACCCTGGCCGAGCTGCGGGTGCTGCTGCAGACGATGAGCGCGGGTGAGGACGGCGCGGATCCTCCCGGCCCGCAGCCCGGGCTGGGCCAGCTCGACGC
Protein-coding regions in this window:
- a CDS encoding FAD-dependent oxidoreductase; translated protein: MADVIVVGGGIIGLTAALRLRERGADVTVWTPAGPEQTVSAVAAAVWYPTRTGYDPRLLDWARATYDQFYRHAFERVPGVLIRETRNLERDGSTGEPWWAPAARGVRYLPIDRPWTREVRFRAPLVEMTAYLPWLRQQFVAAGGRVVRRRIDRLEEALVEAPTVVNATGLAAGALCGDPDVIPARGQIVRVANPGIIVSVRDQDEPSTYIHPRSRDVVLGGTWQENSWNTTPDPATRDAILQRCIALVPELAGAPIVGEEAGLRPVRRGGPRVEAEKWPGGTVVHAYGHGGAGMTLCWGCADEVAALAL
- a CDS encoding sensor histidine kinase, with amino-acid sequence MHLPRGREQTADVLVAGGVLVFLVLLVLVTPGGPNGPVELALALACAVVQAGTVGVMRRAPEAALAVGIAAGIGLELLAPGVGWLGQSPALLACYAMIRGPRRSLWVLALLVAATPAKLAGGDWSIVLLEAAGPALGWSLGELGRTRKLRREDERRRIVAQERTRIARELHDVLAHTVSVIVVQAAAAEDVFDRRPDQARKALGTIGTAARSTLAELRVLLQTMSAGEDGADPPGPQPGLGQLDALAASLGATGLRVELRTTLRELPAAVDLSAYRIVQESLTNTLRHSQATRARVTVHCADDTVRVEIHDDGPARAAGRVDGSGRRGILGMRERARLLGGTLDAGPLPDGGFRVRADLPVAAAA
- a CDS encoding DEAD/DEAH box helicase, which encodes MSEHLFADATGFAGLALRPELLKALTSLGYEEPTPIQREAIPPLLEGHDLLGQAATGTGKTAAFALPLLHRLEPDGKGGPAALVLVPTRELAEQVSQAVHRYGRDLGVRVLPVYGGQPIGRQLQALSRGVDVVVGTPGRVLDHISRGTLDLGDVRTVVLDEADEMLDMGFAEDIEAILAETPSTRQTVLFSATMPPRIDGIARRHLKDPVRIQMGREESAPGEIPLVRQSAYMVSRAHKSAALGRVLDVEAPTAAIVFCRTREEVDQVTETLNGRGYRAEALHGGMSQDQRDRVMGRLRAGSTELLVATDVAARGLDVEQLTHVVNYNVPSAPEAYVHRIGRVGRAGREGAAITLAEPREHRMLKAIERLTRQRITLEKVPTVTDLRARRLELTRSALETSLQGDDLERFRVVIESLTSEYDIETVALAAVKLAHEATGGEVDDEEEIPSMARPPREAGRERPEGRRPERRGAGPAGGDVARLFVGIGRRAGLRPQDLVGAIAGESGLNARDIGAIQITDRFSLVEVPEEAAEMVIAALAKSTIRGRKPGVRRERYNR
- a CDS encoding DUF1810 domain-containing protein, whose amino-acid sequence is MSDLARFVDAQQDVHERALAELRAGRKRSHWMWFVFPQIAGLGLSATAQRYAIAGLAEAREYLAHPVLGPRLVESAETLLGVEGRTAEQIFGYPDDLKLRSSMTLFAHAAEDPAVFRAVLDRYYDGEDDPATLQRL
- a CDS encoding YiaA/YiaB family inner membrane protein; its protein translation is MDSTNAPRPTTAFYAQSVASFVLSLAAISAGIFYLPVGSWIRAFLAVGLLYVVTSAFTLAKCVRDMQDAGTVVRRVDQARLDKLLADHDPFKVPAG
- a CDS encoding ChaB family protein, which gives rise to MPTREKLPGTLKRSPKKAQDTYVKAHDSAVKEYGEGERAHRTALSAVKHSFEKVGDHWEKKSKKGPSDAKAAGGRGTPKKTAGGVDANASKDHLLSVAKKLDISGRTKMKKSELVSAIQKANGKATRKATKK
- a CDS encoding PhoX family protein, whose protein sequence is MTDQPRLLPMLGHSGRDAKTCLYRCGNACDHPVPNESANPYLGDVVNVAMSRRGVVRASAVGALVLGFGGAAAVPAAAAPAPVPGKKGNLTFKPIPPNEIDSVIVPNGYDNAVVIRWGDPILPGVPGLDVHHQTAERQQGQFGYNNDFLAVFPLGRDGRRALLVANHEYTNEELMFPGFTSLDALTVEQVRVAMAAHGMSVVELERVGATGQWRPAGGRTRPYNRRITMLDTPFRFTGPAAGTPLLRTAADPQGTTPIGTLNNCSGGLTPWGTALSGEENFNQYFVGGNEAPAELKPTLARYGISTTARVPAGSRRWDRAQERFDLAKHPNEAHRFGWIVEVDPFDPRSRPRKHTALGRFKHEGANVIVAKNGKVVAYMGDDERFDYLYKFVSDKTFRPGNSESARRHNLTLLESGTLYVAKVTGDSPPAEIDGSGKLPSDGLFDGTGQWIKLVSGERSYVPGMTAVEVLIYARIAGDRVGATKMDRPEDVQPSLHTGKIYAAMTNNTNRGVGTNAPADEANPRTANKHGQILEIVERGGDNTAETFTWSLPIVCGDPADPATFFAGYDKAAVSPISCPDNVAFDGAGNLWISTDGNQLGSNDGLFATAIEGPERGHLKQFLTVPPGAETCGPFITTDERSVFVAVQHPGEITGATMDDPASTWPDGDFAKPAVVVTWRLDGGPVGS